One Halichoerus grypus chromosome 1, mHalGry1.hap1.1, whole genome shotgun sequence genomic region harbors:
- the TPGS1 gene encoding tubulin polyglutamylase complex subunit 1 gives MAAVEKRRPAVAPAASFVDSGRPAVSRAAATAESEEDFLRQVGVTEMLRAALLKVLEARPEEPIAFLAHYFENMGLRSPANGGAGEPPGQLLLQQQRLGRALWHLRLAHHSQRTAFNNNVSVAYECLSASGRKKKPGLDGRTYSELLKRICRDGEAPEEVVAPLLHKIQCRDHEAVPLDVFRAGMLTCFVLLEFVARASALYQLLEDPALAVADRRVGQAVLDTLEGALQASDGGAVPARYLEAGSRLGPDSLALAMDRALVARRPSSPMTREEFLEKAAALFIAKVKPVA, from the exons ATGGCGGCAGTGGAGAAGCGGCGGCCGGCCGTGGCTCCGGCGGCCAGTTTTGTCGACAGCGGGCGGCCGGCGGTGTCCCGAGCAGCAGCAACGGCCGAGAGTGAGGAGGACTTCCTGCGGCAGGTCGGCGTGACGGAGATGCTGCGCGCGGCCCTGCTGAAGGTGCTGGAGGCGCGGCCCGAGGAGCCGATCGCCTTCCTGGCGCACTACTTCGAGAACATGGGCTTGCGCTCGCCTGCAAACGGCGGCGCCGGGGAGCCCCCAGGCCAGCTCCTGCTGCAGCAGCAGCGCCTGGGCCGCGCGCTGTGGCACCTTCGCCTGGCTCACCACTCCCAGAG GACGGCCTTCAACAACAACGTCAGCGTGGCCTATGAGTGCCTGAGCGCCAGTGGGCGCAAGAAGAAGCCAGGGCTGGATGGGCGCACCTACAGTGAGCTGCTCAAACGCATCTGCCGGGACGGGGAAGCCCCCGAGGAGGTCGTGGCGCCCCTGCTGCACAAGATCCAGTGCCGGGACCACGAGGCCGTGCCGCTGGACGTCTTCCGCGCCGGCATGCTCACCTGCTTCGTGCTGCTGGAGTTCGTGGCGCGGGCCAGCGCCCTCTACCAGCTGCTGGAGGACCCCGCCCTGGCTGTGGCGGACCGACGCGTGGGCCAGGCCGTTCTGGACACCCTGGAGGGGGCCCTGCAGGCCAGCGATGGAGGTGCTGTGCCCGCCCGCTACCTGGAGGCTGGCTCACGCCTGGGCCCCGACAGCCTGGCACTGGCCATGGACCGCGCCCTGGTGGCTCGGCGGCCCAGCTCCCCAATGACCCGGGAGGAGTTCCTGGAGAAGGCCGCTGCTCTCTTCATCGCCAAGGTCAAGCCGGTGGCCTGA
- the MADCAM1 gene encoding mucosal addressin cell adhesion molecule 1, whose protein sequence is MEQSLALLFPFFLGLLQRGQGGPLEVEPPDSVVAVSLGGSQQLTCRLACADHRTPSVQWRGLDTSLGAVRSDAGSSVLSVRNASLSAAGTRVCVGSCGTLTFQRTVQLLVFAFPDQLTVSPVALVAKQDREVACTAHNITPASPEALSLSLLLGDQELEGVQALGRDVEEEPQQGEDQLLRVTERWLLPPLETPTPLTLRCRATMKLPGLKLSYQRAIPVLHRLTSPEPPVTTSAEATPELSSTHSSESPGPPPGNSSTRPCHPEIRQSPAAGGLELFCEAVCDPGVAVGWTQAPGGLEAYQRWEAGAQAWLSVPWAGCSPEGWFRCRLDPGGQMASLYLVPEICSQTTPPALWTGSLVLGLLFLVFLTYRLWKRCRPTQ, encoded by the exons ATGGAGCAGAGTCTCGCCCTCCTGTTTCCCTTCTTCCTGGGGCTCCTCCAACGAGGCCAGG GTGGGCCCTTGGAGGTGGAGCCCCCAGACTCCGTGGTGGCAGTGTCCTTGGGCGGGTCGCAGCAGCTCACCTGCCGGCTGGCCTGCGCTGACCACAGGACCCCCTCGGTGCAGTGGCGGGGCCTGGACACCAGCCTGGGCGCCGTGCGGTCGGACGCGGGCAGCAGTGTCCTCTCCGTGCGCAATGCGTCCCTGTCCGCGGCCGGCACCCGCGTGTGCGTGGGCTCCTGCGGGACCCTCACCTTCCAGCGGACCGTGCAGCTCCTGGTGTTCG CATTCCCAGACCAGCTGACTGTCTCCCCAGTAGCCCTGGTGGCCAAGCAGGACCGAGAAGTGGCCTGCACCGCCCATAACATCACACCTGCCAGCCCCGAGGCCCTCTCCTTGTCCCTGCTCCTGGGGGACCAGGAACTGGAGGGGGTGCAGGCCCTGGGCCGGGATGTGGAGGAGGAGCCCCAGCAGGGCGAGGACCAGCTGCTTCGGGTAACAGAGCGCTGGCTGCTGCCCCCGCTGGagacccccaccccactcaccctCCGCTGCCGGGCAACCATGAAACTACCTGGCCTGAAGCTGAGCTACCAGCGGGCCATTCCAG TCCTGCACAGGCTGACCTCCCCAGAGCCCCCTGTCACGACCTCTGCCGAGGCCACCCCAGAGCTGAGCTCCACCCACAGCTCCGAGAGTCCAGGACCCCCACCAGGGAACAGCTCCACCAGGCCCTGCCACCCTGAGATCCGCCAGTCACCAGCAGCAGGGGGTCTGGAGCTATTTTGTGAGGCTGTCTGTGACCCCGGTGTGGCAGTGGGCTGGACCCAGGCCCCCGGGGGTCTGGAAGCCTACCAAAGGTGGGAGGCTGGGGCCCAGGCTTGGCTGAGCGTGCCCTGGGCCGGCTGCAGCCCTGAAGGCTGGTTTCGGTGTCGCCTGGACCCAGGGGGACAGATGGCCAGCCTGTACCTGGTCCCGGAAATCT GCTCCCAGACAACACCCCCAGCCCTGTGGACGGGCAGCTTGGTGCTGGGGCTGCTCTTCTTGGTGTTCCTCACCTATCGCCTGTGGAAACGCTGTAGGCCCACCCAGTGA